In Thermococcus sp. MV5, the following are encoded in one genomic region:
- a CDS encoding HAD family phosphatase yields the protein MKEIALIWDFDGVLVFTPHEEAWKRAARHYGADIDHEFYVTYVSGKPRYEGAHKILELKGIYERYNARSEEERKDLLHEFAEFKNRIVNEMFEREEYEVNWNAIAFLQNTKEAGIKNALASASKNATKLAKKVKIGEKTLADLFDVNVSGMAPTKKEVFKLAMEELRRSFSDIKFFFVIEDAPAGIQAGKELGALTLGYEREARLDSADLTFDDFAKLATKNLQQLIEKKEGRV from the coding sequence ATGAAGGAGATAGCATTAATATGGGACTTTGATGGTGTGTTAGTCTTTACGCCTCATGAAGAAGCTTGGAAAAGAGCTGCAAGGCACTACGGAGCGGACATTGATCACGAGTTTTATGTGACTTATGTTTCAGGGAAACCAAGATATGAGGGAGCTCATAAGATATTGGAACTCAAGGGAATTTATGAAAGATATAATGCAAGGAGTGAAGAAGAGAGAAAGGACCTTCTACATGAATTTGCAGAGTTTAAGAACAGGATAGTCAACGAGATGTTTGAAAGGGAGGAATATGAGGTTAATTGGAATGCGATAGCCTTTTTACAAAACACAAAAGAAGCTGGAATAAAAAATGCTCTTGCATCTGCATCTAAAAATGCAACAAAACTAGCGAAAAAAGTCAAGATTGGGGAGAAAACACTTGCTGATTTGTTTGATGTGAATGTTAGTGGAATGGCTCCAACTAAAAAAGAGGTTTTCAAACTGGCGATGGAAGAGTTGAGAAGAAGTTTTTCAGATATCAAATTTTTCTTCGTAATTGAAGATGCTCCAGCAGGTATTCAGGCTGGAAAAGAACTTGGGGCCCTTACTTTGGGTTATGAACGGGAAGCGAGGTTGGATAGTGCTGATTTGACTTTTGATGATTTTGCCAAATTGGCTACTAAAAACCTTCAGCAGCTTATAGAAAAAAAGGAGGGTAGGGTATGA